One genomic window of Muntiacus reevesi chromosome 4, mMunRee1.1, whole genome shotgun sequence includes the following:
- the ISY1 gene encoding pre-mRNA-splicing factor ISY1 homolog — translation MARNAEKAMTALARFRQAQLEEGKVKERRPFLASECTELPKAEKWRRQIIGEISKKVAQIQNAGLGEFRIRDLNDEINKLLREKGHWEVRIKELGGPDYGKVGPKMLDHEGKEVPGNRGYKYFGAAKDLPGVRELFEKEPLPPPRKTRAELMKAIDFEYYGYLDEDDGVIVPLEQEYEKKYRAELVEKWKAEREARLARGEKEEEEEEEEEVNIYAVTEEESDEEGGLDNGGEDGQQKFIAHVPVPSQQEIEEALVRRKKMELLQKYASETLQAQSEEARRLLGC, via the exons gcCCGAAACGCAGAAAAGGCCAT GACGGCCTTAGCAAGATTTCGCCAGGCTCAGCTGGAAGAGGGGAAAGTAAAG GAGCGAAGACCCTTCCTTGCCTCAGAATGTACTGAACTGCCTAAAGCCGAGAAGTGGAGACGACAG atcaTTGGCGAGATCTCAAAAAAAGTGGCTCAGATTCAGAATG CTGGCTTAGGTGAATTCCGGATCCGCGACCTGAATGATGAAATTAACAAGCTGCTGCGAGAGAAAGGACACTGGGAGGTCCGGATCAAGGAGCTGGGCGGCCCTGACTACGGG AAAGTTGGCCCTAAAATGCTGGACCACGAAGGGAAGGAAGTCCCAGGAAATCGAGGTTACAAGTACTTCGGAGCAGCAAAAGACCTGCCTGGCGTCAGAGAGCTGTTTGAGAAAGAGC CACTTCCTCCTCCACGAAAGACACGAGCCGAGCTCATGAAGGCGATCGACTTTGAGTACTACGGGTACCTCGACGAGGACGATGGTGTCATTGTGCCCTTGGAGCAGGAGTATGAGAAGAAAT ACAGAGCCGAACTGGTGGAGAAGTGGAAAGCAGAGCGAGAGGCCCGCCTGGccagaggagagaaggaggaggaggaggaggaggaggaggaggtgaacaTCTACGCTGTGACCGAGGAGGAG TCTGACGAGGAGGGCGGCCTGGACAACGGCGGGGAGGACGGGCAGCAGAAGTTCATCGCGCACGTGCCGGTGCCGTCGCAGCAGGAG ATCGAGGAGGCGCTGGTGCGCAGAAAGAAGATGGAGCTGCTGCAGAAGTACGCCAGCGAGACACTGCAGGCCCAGAGCGAGGAGGCCCGGCGGCTCCTCGGCTGCTAG